The segment CCGTGCGGCGGTTCTCCGGTGATTGTGGCACCGGTCCTCAGCCCAGCGGGATCACGACCTCGTCCTCGACCGGCGGGTTCAGTTCCTGCGCGCGGTTCCCGGTGGCCGCGAAGCAGCGCAGCCGGACCGACTCCGGGGTGACGTCCAGCCGCAGGAAGCTCTTGAAGAACGGCGGGCTGTACGTCGCCGAGCTCGGAGAGAAGAGCTGGGTGTAGATCTTGCGCACCGGCAGCCGCAGCCGCCTGCGGCGCTCCGGACGGCTCCCGGTGCCCAGCAGACCGGCCAGCAGACGGATCCGCCGGGTCACCCGCACCTGCGGGCCCGGCGCGCGGGTCGGCGGGATGCCCAGCCGTTCGGCGACGACGGCCTGGGCCTCGGCCTCCGTCAGGGCGAAGAAGCGCCGCAGCCGCAACCGGCGCCCGTAGAGCCGGCTGTAGAAGGCCAGGGAGTCGCCGCGCAGCGGATAGCAGCGGAAGTCGCGCTCGGTGACGCCGGCGACGGACACCCGGGGAATGGTGTGCGTGGCGTGCATGAAGGCGCCCCCGCCGCCCGAGACGACGTACTGGAGCGTCCGCCCGTCCGCCAGACGCACCGGATAGCGCTGGTAGTTGTGGATGTCGCCGCCTATCGCCGCGACGTAGTGGTGCTCGGGCGCGGTCACGATGTCGTCGACGGTGCCGCCCCCTTCGACGGGGCACGGGTGGTGTTCGCCGTCGACGTAGAGGGGGGAACCGGTGACGAGGATCTTCGGGCGCGGCCCGCGGGACACCTCGCGGAGCCAGGCGCCCTGTTCGGCGTCGAGGGTGCCGAGCAGTCCGGTGTCGATGCCTATGATCCGCACCGGTCCGGCGTCGATCGCCCAGTACGGCCCGGGCTGCACGGCCCGTTGCCCCGCCGCGGACCTCAACTCGCCCGCCTCCCGCAGGCGGAGGCCGTCGTGGGCGCGGCGCCGGTGCCAGAGCAGCGCCCGCAGCCGGGCGCGGCTGAACAGGCGCGGCGCGGGCTCGGTGGGCAGCGGCGGGGCGTCCGCGCAGAAGACCCGCATGAACGCGCCGAGGTCCTCGTACCAGTCGTGGTTGCCCGGTATCGCGTAGAAGGGCGCCGGGTAGTCGCGGTAGGGGCGGAAGAACTTGGTGCCGTAGTCGTCGGCGCTGCCCACCGGGTAGATCACGTCACTGGCGAGGACGGCGAAGGACGTGCCCTGACTGGCCCTCAGGAAGCCGGGGACGACGGCGTACTGGGGATCGTCGCCCTCTCCCGTGTCGCCGATGACCATGAAGGAGAAACTGTCGGGGTCCGCGCGCCGGATCACCTTGTCGGCGGGCGCGCCGGCCGCCGCCTGCTGCGCCACCAGACGGGAGCGGGTGCGGCCCGTCGGATCCCCGAACCACGACGCCAGCACGCCGTTGCGGGCCGCCCACAGCATCCTGGGGTCCAGCCACGAGATCTTCTGGGTCCGGTCCGGCATGAGGCGCCGGTACGTGCCCCGTTCGGCGCCCGACCAGCCGGCGCCTTCGGCGGTATCGCGTGAGGAGTCAGACACCGGTGCACCGTAGCAATGATCCACAGTCCGTCAGAACCCGTACCGCCGAGTTCATGCACCGTCATCTAATGCCCTTGACGGCGCCCGTCCCGCGGCCTGGCGCCGCGCCGCCCCCTCGCCCCGACACCTGCTCACGCCCCGCCGGGTGGCGCTCCTGCGTCCGCCGGGGCGGTCCACGGGCGCCGGTCGCAGGCATGCGGATGTCCGCCGTCGGGGTCCGTCCCCCAGAAGAAGACCTCGGTGCCCGGCCCGCGTGCGGAGAAGAGGCCGGTCGCGGACGCCTCCCGCAGGAGCCTGCGCAGGTCCGCCTCGAACGCGGCGCGGCGCGGGCCGAAGAGGTGCGGAGCCGAGAACGACATCGAGAACACCTCCGCGACGACGTCGTCCGGCGTGCGCCGCAGCAGCTGTCCACCGGGAACGACGAGCCGCCGCGGACCGGTGAACCCGGCCCGGGCGAGCACCGCGGCCTCGCCGCCGGGTGTTCCCTCCGGCAGCACGCCCCGGCCCGCCCGGCGGACGGGCCCCAGGTAGCGCGTGACCAGGTCCCGGATCGCCGCACCGGGCACCTCCGGGTACGGGAGCGCGCCCGCCGCGGGAGTCCCGGTCCTGAGATCCGAGACGTGCACCAGCGTCCCGCCGGGCCCGAGCAGGTCCCGGGTGGCCGCCGCCACCCGTGCACGGTCCATCCAGTGGAAGGACTGGCCGAAGGTCGCGACGTCGAACGTCCCCAGATCCGGGGGCAGTTCCTCGGCGCGGGCCCGAACCCACCGGACCCTCGCCCCCGTTCTGCGCGCCGCGGCCTCCCGTCCGGCCTCGGCGAGCATGTCCGCGTCCGGGTCGACCCCGACGACCTCGGCGAACAGCGGGGCCAGGTCCAGGGCGAGGATCCCCGGCCCGCAGCCCATGTCGACGAGGCGCCCGCGCCCGTCGGGACGCAGGACGCGGGCGAGCGCCTCCGCCAGTCCCGGGGCGTAGGGGAGCCGGCCGCGCCGGTAGTGGGCGGCGGTGCCCGCGAACAGCGTCTCGTCCCACTCCCACCCGTCCGCCACCCGCGCCCACCGCCTCCGGGCCGATCCCGTTCGTCCGAGCGTCGATGATCCCACGGTCCCGAGGACGGCCGGATCCCGTCGGTCCTTCGCCGGCGGCCCGGCGCGGGGCGCCACCGCACCCCGGCGTGCGGGTCCACCGGCAGGACAGTGAACGCACAGTTCACTCACAGCGGGGCCGGGGGCGGGCGGCCCGGCCGTGCGGGGAACCGAGGGATAACCCTTGAAGCGCCGGGCTTTGGCTGACATGCCACTGTCAAGCCTGCCATTCTCCACCCGACTGCCGCGTACCGGCGGCACGTCGTCTTCTTCGTGTTCACGGTCCCGCACCACTCAGCTCGTCCCGGACAGCACAACCCGTCTGCCCGGTCTGTCACCGGCCGTACCCCGCGGCCGCCGCAGGAGGAGAACGAGTGAGACCCAACCCCCGCAAGCGGACCTCGGTCGGAGCGGCCCTGCTCTCCACCGCCGCCCTTCTGGCCCTCGGCGTCCAGACGGTTCCGGCGTCCGCGCTGCCCGCCGCCCCCCACCCCGGCCCCCTGCGCACCGGCGGACTGCCCGCCGATCTCACCCCCGCCCAGCGCACCACGCTGATCAAGAACGCCGACGCGAAGGCGCCGGACACGGCCCGCTCCCTCGGCCTCGGCGCCCAGGAGAAGCTGGTCGTCAAGGACGTCGTGAAGGACAACGACGGCACCCTGCACACCCGTTACGAGCGCACCTACGCCGGACTGCCGGTCCTCGGCGGCGACCTCGTCGTGCACACGCCCCCGGCCTCGCTGGCGGCCGGCACGGTGAGCACCACCTTCAACAACAACCGGCGCAGCGTCTCGGTCAAGTCCACGACCGCCGTGTTCAGCAAGGCGGCCGCCCGGACGAAGGCCCTGACGGCCGCGAAGGCGCTCGACGCCAAGGACCCGGCCGCGCAGGGCGCGCGCAAGGTGATCTGGGCCGGCGAGGGCACCCCCAAGCTCGCCTGGGAGACCGTGGTCAGCGGCCTCCAGGACGACGGCACGCCGAGCAAGCTGCACGTCATCACCGACGCGGCCACCGGCGCGAAGCTGTCCCAGTTCGAGGGCATCGAGACCGGCACCGGCAACAGCCAGTACAGCGGCACCGTCAGCCTCAACACCACGCTGTCGGGGTCGACGTACCAGCTGTACGACACCACGCGCGGCGGCCACAAGACGTACTCCCTCAACAACGGCACGTCCGGCACCGGCACGCTGATGACGGACGCCGACGACACCTGGGGCACCGGGTCCGGCTCCAACACCCAGACCGCCGGCGTCGACGCCCACTACGGCGCCCAGCAGACCTGGGACTTCTACAAGAACACCTTCGGGCGCAGCGGCATCAAGAACGACGGGGTCGCCGCCTACTCCCGCGTCCACTACAGCACGGCGTACGTCAACGCCTTCTGGGACGACGACTGCTTCTGCATGACCTACGGCGACGGCAGCGGCAGCACCCACGCCCTCACCTCGCTGGACGTCGCGGGCCATGAGATGAGCCACGGTGTCACCTCCAACACCGCGGGCCTCAACTACACGGGTGAGTCCGGCGGTCTGAACGAGGCCACCTCGGACATCTTCGGCACCGGCGTGGAGTTCTACGCCAACAACTCCTCCGACGTGGGCGACTACCTCATCGGCGAGAAGATCGACATCAACGGCGACGGTACGCCGCTGCGGTACATGGACAAGCCCAGCAAGGACGGCGGCTCCGCCGACAGCTGGTACTCCGGGGTCGGCAACCTCGACGTCCACTACTCCTCGGGCCCCGCGAACCACATGTTCTACCTGCTCTCCGAGGGCAGCGGCACCAAGACCATCAACGGCGTCACCTACACCAGCACGACCTCCGACGGGGTCGCGGTCGCGGGCATCGGACGGGCCGCGGCCCTCCAGATCTGGTACAAGGCGCTGACGACGTACATGACGTCCAGCACCACGTACGCCCAGGCCCGCACGGCCGCGCTGAACGCCGCCTCCGCGCTCTACGGCAGCAGCTCCGCGCAGTACGCCGGGGTCGGCAACGCGTTCGCCGGCATCAACGTCGGCGGCCACATCACGGTCCCGTCGACCGGTGTGTCGGTGACCAACCCGGGCAGCCAGTCCGCCACGGTCGGTACCGCGGTGAGCCTCCAGATCTCGGCCAGCAGCACCAACAGCGGCTCCCTGACGTACGCCGCGACCGGGCTGCCCGCCGGACTGTCGATCAGCAGCTCGACCGGCCTGATCTCCGGTACGCCGACCACGGCCGGTACCTCCAGCACCACGGTCACGGTGACCGACAGCACCGGCGCGACCGGTACCGCGGCCTTCACCTGGACGGTGAGTTCCTCCGGCGGCGGCGGCTCCTGCACCGCCACGCAGCTGCTGGGCAACGCGGGCTTCGAGTCGGGCAACACCACCTGGACGGCGTCCAGCGGCGTGATCACCAACTCCAGCAGCCAGGCGGCCAGGACCGGCTCCTACAAGGCCTGGCTCGACGGCTACGGGTCGACCCACACCGACACCCTGACGCAGTCGGTGACGATCCCGAGCGGCTGCACCAACACCACGTTCACCTTCTACCTGCACGTGGACACGGCCGAGACCACCACCAGCACGCAGTACGACAAGCTGACGGTCACCGCCGGGTCCACCACCCTGGCCACCTACTCCAACCTCAACGCGGCGACGGGCTACGTCCAGAAGTCCTTCAGCCTCGGGTCCTTCGCGGGCTCCACCGTGGCCCTGAAGTTCTCCGGCGTCGAGGACACCTCCCTCCAGACCAGCTTCGTCGTGGACGACACCGCCGTGACGACCGGCTGATCCGTACCTCCCGTCCGCCCCACCCGCTCCGCACGACGACGTCCCGCACGCGGCTCCCGGCGCGTGCGGGACGTCGTCGTGTCCGCTCAGTTCAGCGGGTCGAGCGTCAGATAGGCCTGGCGCGGCGAGCCGTCGTGGACGAGGGACTCCTGCTGTCCGACGTCGTCGAAGGCGAACGCGTACGCCTTGCCGTCGGCCATCTGCGCGTGGATCTTGCGGGCGTAGTGGTTGGTCACCGTGTCCTGGTAGAAGTTCGCCGTCGTGGTGTCCGGCTGGTTGGGGTTGACCAGGAGCGTGGAGCGGTTGAAGCCCGCGCACAGGGTGCGGGAGATCGGTCCGCGCACGGCGTCGTTCGGCGCGTCCAGCAGCCGGTGGCAGCCGAAGATGCTGGAGGCGTCCGGCTTCTGGAAGCTGGTGACGACCGCGCCGGAGGAGTTGGTGAAGTTCATGACCCCGCCCGAGACGCGCCCGAAGTACTTGGTGCCGGGCTGGTCGGCGAACGGGCTGACGGTCAGCGTCGTCGTCGCGTACTTCTGCCAGACGCGGTTGACGTAGTCGTCCATCACGTTCGCCGGGAGGGCACCCGTCTCCACCCCGTACAGCGGGGCGAGAGCGCGCAGCACGGTGCCGTCGGACCGGGTCTGGATCAGGTTCGCCCAGCCGCCGGGCTGTCCGCGCAGGGCGTTGAAGAACCCGTTGTAGCCGCCCGACTTGAGGTGCCCGGTGCTCACCGTGCTCCCGTCGGCGCGCTGCACGCCGACCGCGTACGGCGCGGAGAACATGTCGACCTGGGTGCTGTTCAGCCAGAGCCCGGAGTCGTTCAGCGTGTACTCCGACCAGTTGAACAGGATGTCGCGGTTCGGGTCGCTCGGGTTCTGCACCGCCGGCTGCACCAGCCCGCCCGTGGTGAGCCGGAAGTCGAGCTTGCGGCCGTAGGAGAAGTAGATCCGGCCCGAGAACTTGGGGATGCGGATGGTGGTGGACTGGCCGGCTGCGGGGCCCGCGATCGAGGCGTCGGGAGCCGGTGTGGGCGGGTTGCCGCCGGCGGGCCAGGCGTGGAAGGAGCCGTTGGCGTCCGCCCAGCCCTGCTGCCCGGTGCTGAGGAGAGTGCCGAGGTTGTAGACGTAGAGGGCCTCGCCGCGCCCCGAGTTGTTGGTGATCTTCAGTGGGACGGTGGCGGGGACGGCCGCCTGCGCGGGCGGGCCGAGCGAGAAGAGCGCGCCGACGAGGGCGAGGGCGCCCGCGAGTCCGAGTGCGCGCCGTCGGGCGAGCGTGGGCGTGATCGTGGAGAGCACTCTCCACCTCCGTGCGGGTAGGCCTGTGGGGTTGGTCCGTACCATGTTGAGAGCGCTCTCAAAATCGCATCAGGTTGTGCGCATGTCAACGATTTGAACAAAAGGAGACGCCCGCGGACCGAAGCGGTCCACGGGCGTCCGGGTCCTCGGCGGGCGCTCAGGCGGTGGTCACAGGGTGCGGCCGAGCAGGTCGAGGAGTGCGGCCCAGTGCCGTTCGGCGCCCTTCTCGTCGTAGGCGGAGGTGTCGGCCTGGGTGAAGCCGTGCTCGGAACCGGCGTAGACCTCGCAGGTGTGCCGTACCCCCGCCGCGGTGAGGGCCTCCTCGAAGCGCTCGATCTGCTCGGGGGGCAGGCCGTGGTCGTTGTCGGCATGCCCGAAGTACACCTCGGCCCTGATCCGCCCGGCGGCCAGGTGCGGGCTGTCCGGCGCGTCGGTCACCAGTCGGCTGCCGTGGAAACCGGCCACCGCGGCGATCAGGTCCGGATGGGCCGCCGCGGTCGGCAGGGTGAGCCGGGCGCCCATGCAGTAGCCGGTCACCCCGAACGGGCCGTCCGCGACCAGCGGGCTCTCCCGCATGAACCGCAGGTACGCGGCCGAGTCCCGGACGATCAGCTCCGGGGTGAGGGCCAGGATGAACGGATACAGCGTCTCGAAGATCTCCGGGCGGGCGGCGGGGTCGATGAACTCCGGCAGCTCCATGAGCGGGGCCCGCCCCTGACGGTAGAACAGGTTCGGCACCAGCACGGCGTACCCGGCCCCGGCGAGCCGGTCGGCCATCGCCCTCAGGTGCGGGCGTAGTCCGAAGGCGTCCTGGTAGAGCAGGACGCCCGGCCGGGGCGCCCCGTCGCCGGGACGGGCGAGATAGGCGTCGGCGACGCCGTCCTCGGTGGTGATCTCCACGGCTGTGCCCTGTACGGAGGTCATGCGGGTGCCTCTCTGCGCGGTGCGTGACGGTGAGCGGACCGGCGATCGCCGGGCCCGGCGGGGTCCGGGGCGGCGACCATCGTTGCATGTACCATCCACCCGCCCGCCGGGACCCCCGCCGTGACCGGACGCGGCACGGAGCGTGCCGGCGGGGTCACTCGAAGCGCGAGGTGTCGCCCGCCCCGTGGCGCACGATCTGCGCCTCGCCGTCGGAGAAGTCGATGACCGTGGTCGGCTCGGTGCCGCAGTCCCCGGAGTCCAGGACGCCGTCCACCACGTGGTCGAGCTGGTCCTTGATCTCCCAGCCCTGGGTCATCGGCTCGTCCTCGCCGGGCAGCAGCAGGGTGCTGGACAGCAGCGGCTCACCCAGCTCGGCGAGCAGGGCCTGGGTGACCACGTGGTCCGGGATGCGCACGCCCACCGTCTTCTTCTTCGGGTGCTGGAGCATGCGCGGCACCTCCTTCGTCGCCGGGAGGATGAAGGTGTAGCTGCCGGGCGTCGACGCCTTGATGGCGCGGAAGACGTCCTTGTCCACCCGTACGAACTGGCCGAGCTGGGCGAAGTCCTGGCACACCAGGGTGAAGTGGTGGCGGTCGTCCAGGTTGCGGATGGCCCGGATCCGGTCGATGCCGTCCTTGCTGCCCAGCCGGCAGCCCAGCGCGTAGCAGGAATCCGTCGGGTACGCGATCAGCGCGTCCGCCCGGATGGCGGCCGCGACCTGGGAGATGGTGCGCGGCTGGGGGTTCTCGGGGTGCACGTCGTAGTACTTCGCCATTGGCTGAGCTTATGCCGTCCCGCCGGGCGGCGGCCGCGCAGGACCACCGCCGGTGGGCCGGTGGTGGCGGCGCCCCTCGTCGCCGGCAGTGCAGAGGCCCTGACGGCGCCCCTCGCCTCCGCGGGTGCCGAGGCCACGGTGAGGCCGGTACCCCGGACGACGGCAGTGCCCCTGTGCCCGCGCGGTCGGGGCCCGCCGTCGGCGAAGGCGGCCGACAGGGCCTCGTGAACGGTCTGCACGCCGCCTCGGCCGTCACCGGCCCGCCGCGCCTCGCCGGGGCCGCCGTGGCCGCAGTCGGCGTCCGCCCGTCCGCCCCCTCCGGCCGACCTGCGCCGCTTCCCGGCCTCCCGGGCCCGAGAGCGGACACGCCGGCCCGCGTGAGGTAACGTCCCCGACCGATATGACTGGTTCGGCCCGAACGGGCCGGGAGCGCCGAGGGACGAGGAGAGCGCCGACATGGCGGGCCGGGACGACGGGAAGCCCCACACGCACGCGACGGACGGCGCAGGACAGGACTGGGCGCGCGAACTCCTCGGACAGCTGCGCCCCGCGGACGGCGACCCGCGCCGGGTCCTCGACTGGCTGGCGGAGACGCTCGACGCGACCGTCTCCCTGCGCGACGACACCGGCACCGTCCTCGCCGGTCCGCTCACCGGACTCGACGAGGAGCTGGTCGCCGCCGTCACCGGCG is part of the Streptomyces asoensis genome and harbors:
- a CDS encoding metallophosphoesterase family protein, translating into MSDSSRDTAEGAGWSGAERGTYRRLMPDRTQKISWLDPRMLWAARNGVLASWFGDPTGRTRSRLVAQQAAAGAPADKVIRRADPDSFSFMVIGDTGEGDDPQYAVVPGFLRASQGTSFAVLASDVIYPVGSADDYGTKFFRPYRDYPAPFYAIPGNHDWYEDLGAFMRVFCADAPPLPTEPAPRLFSRARLRALLWHRRRAHDGLRLREAGELRSAAGQRAVQPGPYWAIDAGPVRIIGIDTGLLGTLDAEQGAWLREVSRGPRPKILVTGSPLYVDGEHHPCPVEGGGTVDDIVTAPEHHYVAAIGGDIHNYQRYPVRLADGRTLQYVVSGGGGAFMHATHTIPRVSVAGVTERDFRCYPLRGDSLAFYSRLYGRRLRLRRFFALTEAEAQAVVAERLGIPPTRAPGPQVRVTRRIRLLAGLLGTGSRPERRRRLRLPVRKIYTQLFSPSSATYSPPFFKSFLRLDVTPESVRLRCFAATGNRAQELNPPVEDEVVIPLG
- a CDS encoding class I SAM-dependent methyltransferase, with protein sequence MADGWEWDETLFAGTAAHYRRGRLPYAPGLAEALARVLRPDGRGRLVDMGCGPGILALDLAPLFAEVVGVDPDADMLAEAGREAAARRTGARVRWVRARAEELPPDLGTFDVATFGQSFHWMDRARVAAATRDLLGPGGTLVHVSDLRTGTPAAGALPYPEVPGAAIRDLVTRYLGPVRRAGRGVLPEGTPGGEAAVLARAGFTGPRRLVVPGGQLLRRTPDDVVAEVFSMSFSAPHLFGPRRAAFEADLRRLLREASATGLFSARGPGTEVFFWGTDPDGGHPHACDRRPWTAPADAGAPPGGA
- a CDS encoding M4 family metallopeptidase: MRPNPRKRTSVGAALLSTAALLALGVQTVPASALPAAPHPGPLRTGGLPADLTPAQRTTLIKNADAKAPDTARSLGLGAQEKLVVKDVVKDNDGTLHTRYERTYAGLPVLGGDLVVHTPPASLAAGTVSTTFNNNRRSVSVKSTTAVFSKAAARTKALTAAKALDAKDPAAQGARKVIWAGEGTPKLAWETVVSGLQDDGTPSKLHVITDAATGAKLSQFEGIETGTGNSQYSGTVSLNTTLSGSTYQLYDTTRGGHKTYSLNNGTSGTGTLMTDADDTWGTGSGSNTQTAGVDAHYGAQQTWDFYKNTFGRSGIKNDGVAAYSRVHYSTAYVNAFWDDDCFCMTYGDGSGSTHALTSLDVAGHEMSHGVTSNTAGLNYTGESGGLNEATSDIFGTGVEFYANNSSDVGDYLIGEKIDINGDGTPLRYMDKPSKDGGSADSWYSGVGNLDVHYSSGPANHMFYLLSEGSGTKTINGVTYTSTTSDGVAVAGIGRAAALQIWYKALTTYMTSSTTYAQARTAALNAASALYGSSSAQYAGVGNAFAGINVGGHITVPSTGVSVTNPGSQSATVGTAVSLQISASSTNSGSLTYAATGLPAGLSISSSTGLISGTPTTAGTSSTTVTVTDSTGATGTAAFTWTVSSSGGGGSCTATQLLGNAGFESGNTTWTASSGVITNSSSQAARTGSYKAWLDGYGSTHTDTLTQSVTIPSGCTNTTFTFYLHVDTAETTTSTQYDKLTVTAGSTTLATYSNLNAATGYVQKSFSLGSFAGSTVALKFSGVEDTSLQTSFVVDDTAVTTG
- a CDS encoding glycoside hydrolase family 64 protein gives rise to the protein MLSTITPTLARRRALGLAGALALVGALFSLGPPAQAAVPATVPLKITNNSGRGEALYVYNLGTLLSTGQQGWADANGSFHAWPAGGNPPTPAPDASIAGPAAGQSTTIRIPKFSGRIYFSYGRKLDFRLTTGGLVQPAVQNPSDPNRDILFNWSEYTLNDSGLWLNSTQVDMFSAPYAVGVQRADGSTVSTGHLKSGGYNGFFNALRGQPGGWANLIQTRSDGTVLRALAPLYGVETGALPANVMDDYVNRVWQKYATTTLTVSPFADQPGTKYFGRVSGGVMNFTNSSGAVVTSFQKPDASSIFGCHRLLDAPNDAVRGPISRTLCAGFNRSTLLVNPNQPDTTTANFYQDTVTNHYARKIHAQMADGKAYAFAFDDVGQQESLVHDGSPRQAYLTLDPLN
- a CDS encoding dienelactone hydrolase family protein, whose amino-acid sequence is MTSVQGTAVEITTEDGVADAYLARPGDGAPRPGVLLYQDAFGLRPHLRAMADRLAGAGYAVLVPNLFYRQGRAPLMELPEFIDPAARPEIFETLYPFILALTPELIVRDSAAYLRFMRESPLVADGPFGVTGYCMGARLTLPTAAAHPDLIAAVAGFHGSRLVTDAPDSPHLAAGRIRAEVYFGHADNDHGLPPEQIERFEEALTAAGVRHTCEVYAGSEHGFTQADTSAYDEKGAERHWAALLDLLGRTL
- a CDS encoding L-threonylcarbamoyladenylate synthase, with the translated sequence MAKYYDVHPENPQPRTISQVAAAIRADALIAYPTDSCYALGCRLGSKDGIDRIRAIRNLDDRHHFTLVCQDFAQLGQFVRVDKDVFRAIKASTPGSYTFILPATKEVPRMLQHPKKKTVGVRIPDHVVTQALLAELGEPLLSSTLLLPGEDEPMTQGWEIKDQLDHVVDGVLDSGDCGTEPTTVIDFSDGEAQIVRHGAGDTSRFE